The Arachis hypogaea cultivar Tifrunner chromosome 19, arahy.Tifrunner.gnm2.J5K5, whole genome shotgun sequence genome has a window encoding:
- the LOC112779733 gene encoding serine/threonine-protein kinase 52 isoform X1 — protein sequence MIPRTTSTPTLQALIEVSKMHSESGDVGTPKGALEEAKALNSKMKRSGNLSCKDMLFRADKIDLKSLDDELEKHLTRVLSRHIEAKRPKEEWEIDLAKLNLQHVVANGAYGTVYKGTYDGQDVAVKVLDWGEDGGASAASLRASFQQEVTVWQKLDHPNVTKFVGASMGTSNLRIPREAGGQDSLPTQACCVVVEFIPGGTLKNYLFKNRRRKLPYKTVIQLALDLSRGLSYLHSKKIVHRDVKTDNMLLDMNRNLKIADFGVARVEALNPNEMTGETGTIGYMAPEVLVGKPYNRRCDVYSFGICLWEIYCCDMPYSTRSFVDVSSAVTHQNLRPDIPRCCPSALANIMRKCWDGNPNKRPEMGQVVQMLEAIDTSKGGGMLPDDQAPFCFCFGTVRGP from the exons ATGATTCCTAGAACAACATCAACACCAACGCTTCAAGCTTTG ATTGAGGTGTCCAAGATGCATTCGGAAAGTGGGGATGTTGGGACACCAAAAGGGGCATTGGAAGAAGCTAAGGCGTTGAATTCAAAGATGAAGCGTAGTGGGAACCTAAGCTGCAAAGATATGCTGTTTAGAGCTGATAAGATTGATCTCAAGAGTTTGGACGATGAGCTAGAAAAACACCTTACTAGGGTTCTGTCTAGACATATTGAGGCCAAAAGGCCTAAAGAAGAGTGGGAGATTGATTTGGCAAAACTAAATTTGCAACATGTTGTGGCGAATGGGGCCTATGGCACTGTCTATAAGGGCACCTATGATGGCCAAGATGTTGCAG TGAAAGTGTTGGATTGGGGTGAGGATGGTGGTGCTTCTGCTGCTTCCTTAAGAGCATCATTCCAGCAGGAGGTTACTGTTTGGCAAAAACTTGATCATCCAAACGTTACAAAA TTTGTTGGAGCTTCAATGGGGACATCAAACCTCCGAATTCCAAGAGAAGCCGGAGGCCAAGATTCTCTCCCTACTCAAGCATGTTGCGTGGTTGTTGAGTTCATCCCCGGTGGAACTCTGAAAAATTACTTGTTTAAGAACAGACGGAGGAAACTTCCTTACAAGACTGTGATTCAGCTGGCTTTGGATCTCTCTCGAGG TCTTAGTTATCTACATTCGAAAAAGATCGTGCATCGTGATGTTAAAACAGATAATATGTTGCTCGATATGAATCGAAATTTGAAAATAGCTGATTTTGGAGTTGCTCGTGTGGAAGCTTTGAATCCAAATGAGATGACAGGTGAAACAGGAACCATTGGATATATGGCACCAGAG GTTTTAGTAGGCAAGCCTTACAATAGAAGATGTGATGTGTATAGCTTTGGCATTTGCTTGTGGGAAATATACTGTTGTGATATGCCATATTCGACACGAAGCTTTGTTGATGTCTCGTCGGCAGTTACTCATCAGAATTTGCGACCGGATATTCCTCGATGCTGCCCGAGTGCATTGGCGAACATCATGCGAAAATGCTGGGATGGGAACCCGAACAAGCGGCCGGAGATGGGTCAGGTGGTGCAAATGTTGGAAGCAATTGATACCAGCAAAGGAGGAGGGATGCTGCCTGATGATCAGGCTCCATTTTGTTTCTGTTTTGGAACAGTTCGTGGTCCTTAG
- the LOC112775854 gene encoding homocysteine S-methyltransferase 3, producing MGLEGSDTWSFMRDFLDKCGSGGCAVVDGGFATELERHGADLNDPLWSAKCLISSPHLVRRVHLDYLDAGANIIITASYQATLQGFEAKGVSREEGEGLLRRSVELAREARQVYYDRCTKDSCDFLSDDRYWKRPILVAASVGSYGAYLADGSEYRGDYRDEVTVETLKDFHRERVKILVDAGADLIAFETIPNKLEAQAYAELLVEEDIRIPAWFSFSCKDETHVVNGDPIQDCASIADSCSQVVAVGVNCTAPRFIHGLISSIKKGTSKPIIVYPNSGETYIAETNQWEKSSGVAEDDFVSYVGKWRQAGASIFGGCCRTTPNTIRGISHAIRTK from the exons ATGGGTTTGGAAGGGAGTGATACGTGGTCGTTTATGAGGGATTTTCTAGATAAGTGTGGAAGTGGTGGGTGTGCCGTCGTCGATGGTGGGTTCGCGACTGAGCTTGAACGTCATGGTGCGGACCTCAACGACCCACTTTGGAGTGCCAAATGCCTTATAAGCTCCCCCCATTTAGTCCGAAGG GTTCATCTAGATTACCTTGATGCAGGAGCAAACATAATAATAACAGCATCTTAccag GCAACCCTGCAGGGTTTTGAGGCGAAAGGAGTGTCTAGAGAAGAAGGTGAAGGCTTGCTTCGAAGGAGCGTAGAACTTGCACGAGAGGCTCGACAGGTTTATTACGACAGATGCACCAAAGATTCTTGTGATTTTCTCAGTGATGATCGATATTGGAAACGTCCTATTCTAGTGGCTGCTTCAGTTGGAAGCTATGGTGCATATTTAGCTGATGGATCTGAATATAG AGGGGACTATCGAGACGAAGTAACTGTGGAGACACTAAAAGATTTCCACAGGGAAAGAGTGAAGATTCTTGTTGACGCAGGTGCTGACTTGATTGCCTTTGAGACTATCCCTAATAAATTGGAGGCACAGGCTTATGCTGAGCTTCTTGTGGAAGAAGACATACGCATCCCTGCATGGTTCTCTTTTAGCTGCAAAGACGAGACCCATGTGGTTAATGGTGATCCCATTCAGGACTGTGCTTCTATTGCTGACTCATGCTCACAAGTCGTTGCAGTTGGAGTCAACTGTACGGCTCCCAGATTTATTCATGGTTTGATTTCATCTATTAAAAAG GGTACAAGTAAACCTATAATTGTGTATCCCAACAGTGGAGAGACTTATATTGCTGAGACCAACCAATGGGAG AAATCAAGTGGGGTGGCGGAGGATGATTTTGTATCATATGTAGGGAAATGGCGTCAGGCTGGGGCTTCTATCTTCGGTGGTTGCTGCAGGACTACTCCCAATACTATTAGAGGCATTTCTCATGCAATTCGCACAAAATAA
- the LOC112776347 gene encoding LOW QUALITY PROTEIN: homocysteine S-methyltransferase 3 (The sequence of the model RefSeq protein was modified relative to this genomic sequence to represent the inferred CDS: inserted 4 bases in 3 codons) yields MGLEGSDTWSFMRDFLDKCGSGGCAVVDGGFATELERHGADLNDPLWSAKCLISSPHLVRRVHLDYLDAGANIIITASYQATLQGFEAKGVSREEGEGLLRRSVELAREARQVYYDRCTKDSCDFLSDDRYWKRPILVAASVGSYGAYLADGSEYRGDYRDEVTVETLKDFHRERVKILVDAGADLIAFETIPNKLEAQAYAELLVEEDIRIPAWFSFSCKDETHVVNGDPIQDCASIADHAXQVVAVGVNCTAPRFIHGLISSIKKGTSKPIIVYPNSGETYIAETNQWEKSSGVAEDDFVSYVGNXASGWASIFGGCCRTTPXTIRGISHAIRTK; encoded by the exons ATGGGTTTGGAAGGGAGTGATACGTGGTCGTTTATGAGGGATTTTCTAGATAAGTGTGGAAGTGGTGGGTGTGCCGTCGTCGATGGTGGGTTCGCGACTGAGCTTGAACGTCATGGTGCGGACCTCAACGACCCACTTTGGAGTGCCAAATGCCTTATAAGCTCCCCCCATTTAGTCCGAAGG GTTCATCTAGATTACCTTGATGCAGGAGCAAACATAATAATAACAGCATCTTAccag GCAACCCTGCAGGGTTTTGAGGCGAAAGGAGTGTCTAGAGAAGAAGGTGAAGGCTTGCTTCGAAGGAGCGTAGAACTTGCACGAGAGGCTCGACAGGTTTATTACGACAGATGCACCAAAGATTCTTGTGATTTTCTCAGTGATGATCGATATTGGAAACGTCCTATTCTAGTGGCTGCTTCAGTTGGAAGCTATGGTGCATATTTAGCTGATGGATCTGAATATAG AGGGGACTATCGAGACGAAGTAACTGTGGAGACACTAAAAGATTTCCACAGGGAAAGAGTGAAGATTCTTGTTGACGCAGGTGCTGACTTGATTGCCTTTGAGACTATCCCTAATAAATTGGAGGCACAGGCTTATGCTGAGCTTCTTGTGGAAGAAGACATACGCATCCCTGCATGGTTCTCTTTTAGCTGCAAAGACGAGACCCATGTGGTTAATGGTGATCCCATTCAGGACTGTGCTTCTATTGCTGATCATG CACAAGTCGTTGCAGTTGGAGTCAACTGTACGGCTCCCAGATTTATTCATGGTTTGATTTCATCTATTAAAAAG GGTACAAGTAAACCTATAATTGTGTATCCCAACAGTGGAGAGACTTATATTGCTGAGACCAACCAATGGGAG AAATCAAGTGGGGTGGCGGAGGATGATTTTGTATCATATGTAGGAAA GGCGTCAGGCTGGGCTTCTATCTTCGGTGGTTGCTGCAGGACTACTC ATACTATTAGAGGCATTTCTCATGCAATTCGCACAAAATAA
- the LOC112779733 gene encoding serine/threonine-protein kinase 52 isoform X2: protein MHSESGDVGTPKGALEEAKALNSKMKRSGNLSCKDMLFRADKIDLKSLDDELEKHLTRVLSRHIEAKRPKEEWEIDLAKLNLQHVVANGAYGTVYKGTYDGQDVAVKVLDWGEDGGASAASLRASFQQEVTVWQKLDHPNVTKFVGASMGTSNLRIPREAGGQDSLPTQACCVVVEFIPGGTLKNYLFKNRRRKLPYKTVIQLALDLSRGLSYLHSKKIVHRDVKTDNMLLDMNRNLKIADFGVARVEALNPNEMTGETGTIGYMAPEVLVGKPYNRRCDVYSFGICLWEIYCCDMPYSTRSFVDVSSAVTHQNLRPDIPRCCPSALANIMRKCWDGNPNKRPEMGQVVQMLEAIDTSKGGGMLPDDQAPFCFCFGTVRGP, encoded by the exons ATGCATTCGGAAAGTGGGGATGTTGGGACACCAAAAGGGGCATTGGAAGAAGCTAAGGCGTTGAATTCAAAGATGAAGCGTAGTGGGAACCTAAGCTGCAAAGATATGCTGTTTAGAGCTGATAAGATTGATCTCAAGAGTTTGGACGATGAGCTAGAAAAACACCTTACTAGGGTTCTGTCTAGACATATTGAGGCCAAAAGGCCTAAAGAAGAGTGGGAGATTGATTTGGCAAAACTAAATTTGCAACATGTTGTGGCGAATGGGGCCTATGGCACTGTCTATAAGGGCACCTATGATGGCCAAGATGTTGCAG TGAAAGTGTTGGATTGGGGTGAGGATGGTGGTGCTTCTGCTGCTTCCTTAAGAGCATCATTCCAGCAGGAGGTTACTGTTTGGCAAAAACTTGATCATCCAAACGTTACAAAA TTTGTTGGAGCTTCAATGGGGACATCAAACCTCCGAATTCCAAGAGAAGCCGGAGGCCAAGATTCTCTCCCTACTCAAGCATGTTGCGTGGTTGTTGAGTTCATCCCCGGTGGAACTCTGAAAAATTACTTGTTTAAGAACAGACGGAGGAAACTTCCTTACAAGACTGTGATTCAGCTGGCTTTGGATCTCTCTCGAGG TCTTAGTTATCTACATTCGAAAAAGATCGTGCATCGTGATGTTAAAACAGATAATATGTTGCTCGATATGAATCGAAATTTGAAAATAGCTGATTTTGGAGTTGCTCGTGTGGAAGCTTTGAATCCAAATGAGATGACAGGTGAAACAGGAACCATTGGATATATGGCACCAGAG GTTTTAGTAGGCAAGCCTTACAATAGAAGATGTGATGTGTATAGCTTTGGCATTTGCTTGTGGGAAATATACTGTTGTGATATGCCATATTCGACACGAAGCTTTGTTGATGTCTCGTCGGCAGTTACTCATCAGAATTTGCGACCGGATATTCCTCGATGCTGCCCGAGTGCATTGGCGAACATCATGCGAAAATGCTGGGATGGGAACCCGAACAAGCGGCCGGAGATGGGTCAGGTGGTGCAAATGTTGGAAGCAATTGATACCAGCAAAGGAGGAGGGATGCTGCCTGATGATCAGGCTCCATTTTGTTTCTGTTTTGGAACAGTTCGTGGTCCTTAG